The proteins below are encoded in one region of Micromonospora pisi:
- a CDS encoding SGNH/GDSL hydrolase family protein: MPLTRHTLSLFAAVSVLIGSIVVGAVPAAADPGPPPSSMSSLGDSITRGFNACGWYVDCTSRSFSTGDNASVNAHYLRIRAANPAINGRNYNDSQTGADSADLPGQASSAVSRGVQYVTVLIGANDACTGSESSMTTVGTFRANIDTALNHLRTGLPGARVFVISVPDIQRLWSVGRGSGSARTAWSLFGICQSMLANPTSNAQADVDRRNRVRQRVVDYNTQLAQACAAYGANCKFDNNAVFNYPFALNQLSGWDYFHPNATGQQVLANVTYAAGFGW; the protein is encoded by the coding sequence ATGCCCCTCACCCGGCACACCCTGTCCCTGTTCGCCGCCGTGTCCGTCCTGATCGGCTCGATCGTCGTCGGCGCCGTCCCCGCCGCCGCCGACCCCGGTCCACCGCCGAGCTCGATGTCCAGCCTCGGTGACTCGATCACCCGCGGCTTCAACGCCTGCGGCTGGTACGTCGACTGCACCTCGCGCTCGTTCAGCACCGGGGACAACGCCTCGGTCAACGCCCACTATCTTCGGATCCGGGCCGCCAACCCGGCCATCAACGGGCGTAACTACAACGACTCCCAGACCGGGGCGGACTCCGCCGACCTGCCCGGCCAGGCCAGCAGCGCGGTCTCCCGAGGCGTGCAGTACGTGACCGTGCTGATCGGCGCGAACGACGCGTGCACCGGTTCCGAGTCGAGCATGACCACGGTCGGTACGTTCCGCGCGAACATCGACACCGCGCTCAACCACCTCAGGACCGGCCTGCCGGGCGCCCGGGTCTTCGTGATCAGCGTGCCGGACATCCAGCGGCTCTGGTCGGTCGGCCGGGGCAGCGGAAGTGCCCGTACCGCGTGGAGTCTCTTCGGCATCTGCCAGTCGATGCTGGCCAACCCCACCTCGAACGCGCAGGCCGACGTCGACCGCCGCAACCGGGTACGGCAACGCGTCGTCGACTACAACACCCAGCTCGCCCAGGCCTGTGCCGCCTACGGGGCGAACTGCAAGTTCGACAACAACGCGGTGTTCAACTACCCGTTCGCGTTGAACCAGCTTTCCGGCTGGGACTACTTCCATCCGAACGCCACCGGTCAGCAGGTGTTGGCCAACGTCACCTACGCCGCCGGCTTCGGCTGGTAG
- a CDS encoding DUF998 domain-containing protein: MRPVPWWALLSATGAPFFLIGGWTAGAARQPDHYDPVFDTISVLAGPGATDAWIMLLGLAAAGACYVITAIGLSVAGMLGRSLLALGGIATGLVALFPQPENGGSNQHAFVAGTAFVALALWPVASTLALRDRFWPTWAETVSPGTPRPWAVRRPAAILASLVPIGLCAWFGVEMFTRGPWIGLTERFAAGAESLWPMVVAISARLTPFTLPAAPPTTAATTATTEPPM; the protein is encoded by the coding sequence ATGCGACCCGTGCCGTGGTGGGCCCTACTCTCCGCGACCGGCGCTCCGTTCTTCCTGATCGGTGGCTGGACCGCCGGGGCGGCCCGTCAACCAGACCACTACGACCCGGTCTTCGACACCATCAGCGTGCTGGCCGGACCCGGTGCGACCGACGCGTGGATCATGCTGCTCGGGCTGGCCGCGGCCGGCGCCTGCTACGTGATCACCGCCATCGGGCTGAGCGTGGCCGGGATGCTGGGCCGGAGCCTGCTCGCGCTCGGCGGGATCGCGACCGGCCTGGTGGCCCTCTTCCCGCAACCGGAGAACGGCGGTTCGAACCAGCACGCCTTCGTCGCCGGCACCGCCTTCGTCGCGCTCGCCCTCTGGCCGGTGGCGTCGACACTCGCCCTGCGGGACCGGTTCTGGCCGACCTGGGCGGAAACCGTGTCGCCTGGCACCCCGCGCCCCTGGGCGGTACGCCGCCCGGCGGCGATCCTCGCCAGCCTCGTTCCGATCGGGCTCTGCGCCTGGTTCGGCGTCGAGATGTTCACCCGTGGACCCTGGATCGGGCTGACCGAGCGGTTCGCGGCCGGCGCCGAGTCGCTCTGGCCCATGGTGGTCGCGATCAGCGCCCGCCTCACCCCCTTCACCCTCCCTGCCGCGCCCCCCACCACCGCTGCCACCACCGCCACCACCGAACCCCCCATGTAA
- a CDS encoding DMT family transporter — translation MVWILLAGAILSEVTATIALRISNGFSKLVPSVIVVVGYLIAFGLLAEVLKRGMPVGVAYGVWSAIGVALVAAIGAAFLGDSLTWIQVGGLVLVIAGVAALELGARH, via the coding sequence ATGGTGTGGATTCTGTTGGCCGGCGCGATCCTCAGCGAGGTGACCGCGACCATCGCCCTGCGGATCTCCAACGGGTTCTCGAAGCTGGTTCCGTCGGTGATCGTCGTCGTCGGCTACCTGATCGCGTTCGGCCTCCTCGCCGAGGTGCTGAAACGGGGCATGCCGGTGGGTGTGGCGTACGGGGTCTGGTCGGCGATCGGCGTGGCCCTGGTCGCGGCGATCGGTGCCGCGTTCCTCGGCGACAGCCTGACCTGGATCCAGGTCGGCGGGCTGGTCCTGGTGATCGCCGGAGTGGCGGCTCTGGAGCTGGGCGCGCGTCACTGA
- a CDS encoding urease accessory protein UreD, translating to MAVADGARGTRLAELHGEAPLLLRRTRAVPTDDGEVQVHLVGGAAGPLGGDRLRIELTVGAGALLCVRSVAASLVLPGAGGERSRLEVTARVEAGGRLRWLPEPLIGAARCDHLSRSVLELADGAALVWRDELVCGRHGEPVGDVRIDTTLRYGGRTLLRNELAVGPRAPGWSGPAGLGAARVTGSLLLVDPTWAVTGPPGPAPLGPYAARLPLAGGPAVLLSATGADLATVRDALDGSRVGASLSSGREGK from the coding sequence GTGGCCGTCGCGGACGGCGCGCGGGGCACCCGGCTGGCGGAACTGCACGGCGAGGCGCCGCTGCTGCTCCGCCGGACCAGGGCCGTCCCGACCGACGACGGCGAGGTCCAGGTGCACCTGGTCGGCGGGGCCGCCGGCCCGCTCGGCGGCGACCGGTTGCGGATCGAGCTGACCGTCGGCGCCGGAGCGCTGCTCTGCGTACGGTCCGTGGCGGCGTCACTGGTCCTGCCCGGTGCCGGCGGTGAGCGGTCCCGGCTGGAGGTGACCGCCCGGGTGGAGGCGGGCGGGCGACTGCGCTGGCTGCCCGAACCGCTGATCGGGGCGGCCCGCTGCGACCACCTCTCCCGATCCGTCCTGGAGCTGGCCGACGGCGCCGCCCTGGTCTGGCGGGACGAACTGGTCTGCGGGCGACACGGCGAGCCGGTCGGCGACGTACGGATCGACACCACCCTGCGCTACGGCGGACGTACGCTGCTCCGCAACGAACTGGCGGTGGGCCCCCGCGCCCCGGGCTGGTCCGGGCCGGCCGGACTCGGCGCCGCCCGGGTCACCGGTTCGCTGCTCCTGGTCGACCCGACGTGGGCGGTGACCGGGCCGCCCGGACCGGCGCCGCTCGGACCGTACGCGGCCCGACTGCCGCTGGCCGGCGGGCCGGCGGTGCTGCTCAGCGCGACCGGCGCAGACCTGGCAACGGTTCGCGACGCCCTGGACGGGTCACGGGTCGGGGCTTCTCTTTCGTCCGGGCGGGAAGGGAAATAG
- the ureG gene encoding urease accessory protein UreG yields MDPHPPLPDAPAGGTRALRVGIGGPVGSGKTALVAALCRTLATELRLAVVTNDIYTTEDADFLLRHGVLPAERIRAVETGCCPHTAIRDDISANLDAVEELETTLGPLDLVLVESGGDNLTATFSKGLIDQQIFVVDVAGGDKVPRKGGPGVTGADLLVINKTDLAPLVGADLSVMERDAAARRGDLPTVFLSLVRDPAATPVAQWVRTLVAAHTRDRSIDAPPAHVPARDLRQPAPR; encoded by the coding sequence GTGGACCCGCACCCACCGCTGCCCGACGCCCCGGCCGGCGGCACCCGGGCGCTGCGGGTCGGGATCGGCGGACCCGTCGGCTCGGGCAAGACCGCACTGGTCGCCGCGTTGTGCCGGACCCTCGCCACGGAACTGCGGCTGGCGGTGGTGACCAACGACATCTACACCACCGAGGACGCCGACTTCCTGCTCCGGCACGGGGTGCTGCCGGCCGAACGGATCCGGGCGGTGGAGACCGGCTGCTGCCCGCACACCGCGATCCGCGACGACATCTCCGCCAACCTGGACGCGGTCGAGGAGTTGGAGACGACGCTCGGGCCACTGGACCTGGTGCTGGTGGAGAGCGGCGGGGACAACCTCACCGCGACCTTCAGCAAGGGGCTGATCGACCAGCAGATCTTCGTGGTCGACGTGGCCGGCGGCGACAAGGTGCCACGCAAGGGCGGGCCCGGGGTCACCGGCGCCGACCTGCTGGTGATCAACAAAACGGACCTGGCACCGCTGGTCGGGGCGGACCTGTCGGTGATGGAACGGGACGCGGCGGCCCGTCGCGGCGACCTGCCGACCGTCTTCCTCTCCCTGGTACGTGACCCTGCGGCGACCCCGGTGGCGCAGTGGGTGCGTACGCTCGTCGCCGCCCACACCCGAGACCGCTCCATCGACGCCCCGCCCGCTCACGTACCAGCCCGCGACCTGCGGCAACCGGCCCCACGCTGA
- a CDS encoding urease accessory protein UreF, whose protein sequence is MSSLATLLVLADGRLPAGGHAHSGGLEAAVTSGRLRDLAGLAEFLRGRLATTGRVGAAFAASACAGRVPAAELDQGLDARTPSPALRRASRAQGRALLRAGRAIFGTVVLPAETPPAGPHQPVALGLVTAAAGLGPTEAAVASAYGAISGPASAAVRLLGLDPYAVHALLAGLAGECDRLAADAAGRVDEPVDDLPADSAPLLEIGAELHASQEVRLFAS, encoded by the coding sequence ATGTCCTCGCTCGCCACGCTCCTGGTCCTCGCCGACGGTCGGCTGCCGGCGGGCGGACACGCCCACTCCGGTGGGCTGGAGGCCGCGGTGACCAGCGGCCGGTTGCGGGACCTGGCCGGGCTGGCCGAGTTCCTGCGCGGGCGGCTCGCCACCACCGGCCGGGTCGGTGCGGCGTTCGCCGCCTCGGCCTGCGCCGGACGGGTGCCCGCCGCCGAACTCGACCAGGGCCTCGACGCGCGTACGCCCTCGCCCGCGCTGCGTCGCGCCTCCCGGGCCCAGGGCCGGGCACTGCTCCGCGCCGGCCGGGCGATCTTCGGGACCGTCGTGTTGCCGGCGGAAACGCCACCCGCCGGGCCGCACCAGCCGGTGGCGTTGGGACTGGTGACGGCCGCCGCTGGGCTCGGGCCGACCGAGGCGGCGGTGGCCAGCGCGTACGGCGCGATCAGCGGCCCGGCCAGTGCCGCCGTACGGCTGCTCGGCCTCGACCCGTACGCGGTCCACGCCCTGCTCGCCGGCCTGGCCGGCGAATGTGACCGGCTGGCGGCCGACGCGGCCGGCCGGGTCGACGAACCGGTCGACGACCTGCCCGCCGACTCCGCGCCCCTGCTGGAGATCGGTGCCGAACTGCATGCCAGCCAGGAGGTGCGTCTCTTTGCGTCCTGA
- a CDS encoding urease subunit alpha: MSGLDRGRYAALYGPTTGDRIRLADTNLLIEVEQDHCGYGDEAVFGGGKVIRESMGQSMATRAEGSPDTVITGAVVLDHWGVVKADVGIRDGRIVALGKAGNPDTMDGVHPALVIGPGTEIIAGNGKILTAGGIDTHVHLICPQILETALASGITTIMGGGTGPAEGTKATTVTPNAWYLARMLASIDPWPVNVLLLGKGNTVREESMWEQLRGGAGGFKLHEDWGTTPAAIDACLRVADASGVQVAIHTDTLNEAGFVADTLRAIAGRSIHAYHTEGAGGGHAPDIITVAAEPNVLPSSTNPTRPYTRNTLDEHLDMLMVCHHLNPTVPEDLAFAESRIRPSTMAAEDVLHDLGAISMIGSDAQAMGRAGEVILRTWQTAHVMKARRGALPGDGAADNLRARRYVAKYTICPAVAHGIDAEVGSVESGKLADLVLWDPIFFGVRPHLVLKGGMIAWAQMGDANASIPTPQPVLPRPMFGAYGSVPAATSLAFVAPVAIEQNLGERIGLGRRLAPVADVRSRGKTDMPLNDTLPRIEVDPDTFTVRIDGTVIEPEPATELPMAQRYFLF; the protein is encoded by the coding sequence GTGAGCGGGTTGGATCGGGGGCGGTACGCGGCGCTTTACGGACCTACCACCGGGGACCGGATCCGGCTCGCGGACACGAACCTGCTGATCGAGGTCGAGCAGGACCACTGCGGCTACGGCGACGAGGCCGTCTTCGGCGGCGGCAAGGTGATCCGCGAGTCGATGGGCCAGTCGATGGCGACCCGGGCCGAGGGCTCCCCGGACACCGTCATCACCGGCGCGGTGGTGCTCGACCACTGGGGCGTCGTCAAGGCCGACGTCGGCATCCGGGACGGTCGGATCGTGGCGCTCGGCAAGGCCGGCAACCCGGACACCATGGACGGGGTCCACCCGGCCCTGGTGATCGGTCCGGGCACCGAGATCATCGCCGGCAACGGCAAGATCCTGACCGCCGGTGGGATCGACACTCACGTACACCTGATCTGTCCGCAGATCCTGGAAACGGCGCTGGCCAGCGGCATCACCACGATCATGGGTGGCGGCACCGGCCCGGCCGAGGGAACCAAGGCGACCACGGTCACCCCGAACGCCTGGTACCTGGCCCGGATGCTCGCCTCGATCGACCCGTGGCCGGTGAACGTCCTGCTGCTCGGCAAGGGCAACACGGTCCGCGAAGAGTCGATGTGGGAACAGTTGCGCGGCGGTGCGGGCGGCTTCAAGCTGCACGAGGACTGGGGCACCACACCGGCCGCGATCGACGCCTGCCTGCGGGTCGCGGACGCCTCCGGGGTGCAGGTGGCGATCCACACCGACACCCTCAACGAGGCCGGTTTTGTCGCCGACACGCTGCGCGCGATCGCCGGCCGGTCGATCCACGCGTACCACACCGAGGGAGCGGGCGGCGGGCATGCGCCGGACATCATCACCGTCGCCGCCGAACCGAACGTACTGCCGTCCTCGACGAACCCGACCCGGCCGTACACCCGCAACACCCTCGACGAACACCTCGACATGCTGATGGTCTGCCACCACCTGAACCCGACGGTGCCAGAGGACCTGGCGTTCGCGGAGAGCCGGATCCGACCGAGCACCATGGCGGCCGAGGACGTGTTGCACGACCTCGGCGCGATCTCGATGATCGGGTCGGACGCGCAGGCGATGGGGCGGGCCGGCGAGGTCATCCTCCGCACCTGGCAGACCGCGCACGTGATGAAGGCGCGGCGCGGGGCGCTCCCCGGCGACGGGGCCGCGGACAACCTGCGGGCCCGACGGTACGTCGCCAAGTACACGATCTGCCCCGCCGTCGCGCACGGCATCGATGCCGAAGTCGGCTCGGTCGAGTCGGGCAAGCTCGCCGACCTGGTGCTCTGGGACCCGATCTTCTTCGGCGTACGCCCACACCTGGTGCTCAAGGGCGGCATGATCGCCTGGGCGCAGATGGGTGACGCGAACGCCTCGATCCCGACCCCGCAGCCGGTGCTGCCCCGCCCGATGTTCGGCGCGTACGGTTCCGTGCCCGCCGCGACCAGCCTGGCGTTCGTCGCACCGGTCGCGATCGAGCAGAACCTCGGCGAGCGGATCGGCCTCGGCCGGCGCCTCGCCCCGGTGGCGGACGTACGGTCGCGGGGCAAGACCGACATGCCGCTCAACGACACGCTCCCCCGGATCGAGGTCGACCCGGACACCTTCACCGTACGGATCGACGGCACCGTGATCGAACCCGAACCGGCGACCGAACTGCCGATGGCCCAACGCTACTTCCTCTTCTGA
- a CDS encoding urease subunit beta codes for MIPGEVLPGTGDIVINAGRPVLTLPVTNTGDRPVQVGSHYHFAEANPALEFDRSAAWGHRLAVPAGTSIRFEPGIDRTVDLIPLAGARIVPGLRAACAGPLDPVVDHEVSAESGPGSGANFMINGASGGASGGASR; via the coding sequence ATGATCCCGGGCGAGGTGCTTCCGGGTACGGGCGACATCGTGATCAATGCCGGTCGGCCGGTGCTGACGCTGCCGGTCACCAACACGGGCGACCGGCCGGTGCAGGTCGGCTCGCACTACCACTTCGCGGAGGCGAATCCGGCGCTGGAGTTCGACCGGTCGGCGGCCTGGGGGCACCGGCTCGCCGTACCGGCCGGCACGTCGATCCGCTTCGAACCGGGCATCGACCGTACGGTCGACCTGATCCCGCTAGCCGGCGCCCGCATCGTCCCCGGCCTCCGCGCCGCCTGCGCCGGCCCCCTGGACCCAGTCGTTGATCATGAAGTTAGCGCGGAATCCGGGCCCGGAAGCGGCGCCAACTTCATGATCAACGGGGCGAGCGGCGGGGCGAGTGGCGGGGCGAGTCGGTGA
- a CDS encoding urease subunit gamma — MFLTRHEQDRLLIHVAADVAWRRRERGLRLNHPEATAVITAFLLEGARDGRSVADLMDAGRHVLGREDVLDGVPEMLPEVQVEATFPDGTKLVTVHDPIS, encoded by the coding sequence TTGTTCCTCACCCGACACGAGCAGGACCGGTTGCTCATCCACGTCGCCGCCGACGTCGCCTGGCGTCGCCGCGAGCGTGGGCTGCGACTGAACCACCCCGAGGCGACGGCGGTGATCACCGCGTTCCTGTTGGAAGGAGCGCGCGACGGCCGCAGCGTCGCCGATCTGATGGACGCCGGGCGGCATGTGCTCGGCCGTGAGGACGTGCTCGACGGGGTGCCCGAGATGCTGCCCGAGGTGCAGGTGGAGGCGACCTTTCCGGACGGCACGAAGCTGGTCACCGTACACGACCCGATCTCCTAG
- a CDS encoding YbhB/YbcL family Raf kinase inhibitor-like protein has product MTRTASLIVLVVVASLLTGCGQASPVYPMPTVDPKVAATPTTVANPTPAANPARTITVTSSVFAEGERIPERYTCNGGSERPPLAWSGDVGEAVAFALIVDDPDAPGFTYVHWIAYDIPATSREIPAGDLPADLLQASNSAGGPTWAPPCPPSGVHHYQFTVYALKQKIGLSAGTEAGEARKAIEAAAIRTGTLTGLYGNA; this is encoded by the coding sequence GTGACCCGGACAGCCAGCCTGATCGTACTGGTGGTGGTCGCCTCACTGCTGACCGGATGCGGGCAGGCGTCGCCGGTTTATCCAATGCCGACGGTCGATCCGAAGGTGGCGGCCACTCCGACGACGGTGGCGAATCCGACGCCGGCCGCCAATCCGGCGAGAACGATCACGGTCACCAGCTCGGTTTTCGCCGAAGGTGAGCGGATACCTGAGCGGTACACCTGCAACGGCGGCAGCGAGCGGCCACCGCTGGCCTGGTCCGGGGACGTCGGCGAGGCCGTCGCGTTCGCGCTGATCGTGGACGACCCGGACGCGCCGGGCTTCACGTACGTGCACTGGATCGCCTATGACATCCCGGCCACCAGCAGGGAGATCCCGGCCGGTGACCTGCCGGCTGATCTGCTCCAGGCGTCGAACTCCGCCGGTGGGCCGACCTGGGCGCCGCCCTGCCCGCCGAGCGGCGTACACCACTACCAGTTCACTGTGTACGCCCTGAAGCAGAAGATCGGCCTGTCCGCCGGCACCGAAGCCGGCGAAGCCCGCAAGGCGATCGAAGCGGCGGCCATCCGCACCGGCACCCTCACCGGCCTCTACGGCAACGCCTGA
- a CDS encoding helix-turn-helix transcriptional regulator: MQVMALAEVADLLGVSRQRAAILVDRADFPAPIANLTVGRIWSAADVQAYAEKRKQRLDGSGSS; this comes from the coding sequence ATGCAGGTGATGGCGCTCGCTGAGGTGGCAGATCTTCTCGGAGTCAGCCGCCAACGAGCCGCGATCCTGGTCGATCGCGCTGACTTCCCCGCGCCGATCGCCAACCTCACCGTGGGACGAATCTGGTCGGCGGCGGACGTGCAGGCGTACGCGGAGAAGCGCAAGCAGCGGTTGGACGGATCCGGCTCAAGCTGA
- a CDS encoding DUF1684 domain-containing protein has protein sequence MTVDIDVTSENFADEWRRWHDQRETNVSSPGGDLTLTGTNWISDETVIEGVPGRWSVENGVVRVSDADGLTVDGEPVTEAVIRDGQWLAVGDVALVIIRRGDDTAVRTYDPHAEAVRNFAGIEAFAPDPAWVITAEFRPAEVDRTENVVHTNSGREVDYQVIGTFSFSVDGHEVEMIGLDTGHVGEAHITFRDATSGKQSYAASRFLFVPLPTGPGPVTLDFNRVELPPCAFSDAFICPLPPRQNILPFPVEAGEQRIREHL, from the coding sequence ATGACTGTCGACATCGATGTGACCAGCGAGAACTTCGCCGACGAGTGGCGACGCTGGCACGACCAGCGGGAAACGAATGTCTCCTCCCCCGGCGGTGACCTGACCCTGACCGGCACCAACTGGATCTCGGACGAGACGGTCATCGAGGGCGTGCCGGGGCGCTGGTCGGTCGAGAACGGTGTGGTCCGGGTCAGCGACGCCGACGGGCTCACTGTCGACGGCGAACCGGTCACCGAGGCGGTCATCCGCGACGGCCAGTGGCTCGCCGTGGGTGACGTGGCGCTGGTCATCATCCGCCGGGGCGACGACACCGCCGTACGCACCTACGACCCGCACGCCGAAGCGGTGCGGAACTTCGCCGGCATCGAGGCGTTCGCCCCCGACCCTGCCTGGGTGATCACCGCCGAGTTCCGCCCGGCCGAGGTGGACCGCACCGAGAACGTGGTGCACACCAACTCGGGTCGCGAGGTCGACTACCAGGTCATCGGGACGTTCTCGTTCAGCGTGGACGGTCACGAGGTCGAGATGATCGGCCTGGACACCGGTCACGTCGGCGAAGCGCACATCACCTTCCGGGACGCGACCAGCGGCAAGCAGTCGTACGCCGCTTCGCGGTTCCTGTTCGTGCCGCTGCCGACCGGACCGGGGCCGGTGACGCTGGACTTCAACCGGGTGGAGCTGCCGCCGTGCGCCTTCTCCGACGCCTTCATCTGCCCGCTGCCGCCCCGCCAGAACATCCTCCCCTTCCCGGTGGAAGCCGGCGAACAGCGCATCCGCGAGCACCTGTAG
- a CDS encoding ABC transporter ATP-binding protein codes for MNTPLLAGHALTRQYPGRPRPALDQVDVSVDSGVSLGIVGESGAGKSTLLRLLLGVDRPTSGAVLFGGQPLGRVPRRDFRRQVQVVFQDPRSSLNPRMSVASIVAEPLRSLKIGKDRAERADRVAEVLTAVGLNPDDGRRYPHEFSGGQRQRIAIARALAPSPKLLLADEPVSALDVSVRLQILDLLRGLVDTLGLTLVLVSHDLAIVSQLCQQVMVMRDGRVVEAGPTATVLERPTQDYTRALLAAIPQLPADLAVPLPDGAALSTALSSARTEETQ; via the coding sequence ATGAACACACCACTGCTCGCCGGTCACGCGTTGACGCGCCAGTACCCGGGTCGCCCCCGGCCCGCCCTCGACCAGGTCGACGTCAGCGTCGACAGTGGTGTCAGCCTCGGCATCGTCGGCGAGTCCGGTGCGGGCAAGAGCACCCTGCTCCGCCTCCTGCTCGGCGTCGACCGGCCCACGTCGGGTGCGGTGCTCTTCGGCGGGCAGCCGTTGGGCCGGGTGCCCCGGCGCGACTTCCGGCGCCAGGTGCAGGTGGTCTTCCAGGACCCGCGCTCGTCGCTGAACCCCCGGATGTCGGTCGCGTCGATCGTCGCCGAACCGCTGCGCTCCCTGAAGATCGGCAAGGACCGGGCGGAACGGGCCGACCGGGTCGCTGAGGTGCTGACCGCCGTGGGGCTGAACCCCGACGACGGCCGGCGCTACCCGCACGAGTTCTCCGGTGGGCAACGGCAACGGATCGCCATCGCCCGGGCGCTCGCCCCGTCACCGAAGCTGCTGCTGGCCGACGAACCGGTCAGCGCCCTCGACGTCTCCGTACGCCTCCAGATCCTCGACCTGCTGCGCGGACTCGTCGACACACTCGGTCTGACCCTGGTGCTGGTCTCGCACGACCTGGCGATCGTCAGCCAGCTCTGCCAGCAGGTGATGGTGATGCGCGACGGCCGGGTGGTCGAGGCCGGTCCGACCGCGACCGTGCTGGAACGGCCGACCCAGGACTACACCCGCGCGCTGCTGGCCGCGATCCCCCAACTTCCCGCTGATCTGGCTGTCCCGCTCCCGGACGGGGCGGCGCTTTCGACTGCGCTTTCGAGTGCCCGGACCGAGGAGACGCAATGA
- a CDS encoding ATP-binding cassette domain-containing protein encodes MSILTAEQLTITLDDRPLVQNMSLELDARDRVGLIGESGSGKSLTALALLGLLPEGMRVSGRITVDGRDLVGAPDRDWRRVRGNTVSMVFQEPLTALDPLMPIGRQIAGPLRLHQGLNRADAQTRAVEWVRRVGLPEADRLVRALPHEISGGQRQRVALAMALACRPRVLIADEPTTALDVTVQAQILALLDELIEETSVALLFISHDLPVVAKLAQRLIVMRDGRVEESGATDDVLRRPRSAYARHLVASAAQVTRLAVGTVQE; translated from the coding sequence ATGAGCATCCTCACCGCCGAACAGCTCACCATCACCCTCGACGACCGCCCGCTGGTCCAGAACATGTCCCTCGAACTGGACGCCCGGGACCGGGTCGGCCTGATCGGCGAATCCGGCTCGGGCAAGTCGTTGACCGCGCTCGCCCTGCTCGGCCTGCTGCCCGAGGGCATGCGGGTCAGCGGCCGGATCACCGTCGACGGCCGGGACCTGGTCGGTGCACCGGACCGCGACTGGCGACGGGTACGCGGCAACACCGTCAGCATGGTCTTCCAGGAGCCGTTGACCGCGCTCGACCCGCTGATGCCGATCGGTCGCCAGATCGCCGGCCCGCTCCGGCTGCACCAGGGCCTCAACCGGGCCGACGCGCAGACGCGCGCGGTCGAATGGGTCCGGCGGGTCGGTCTGCCCGAGGCGGACCGCCTGGTCCGGGCGCTGCCGCACGAGATCTCCGGCGGCCAGCGGCAACGGGTCGCGCTGGCGATGGCACTCGCCTGCCGGCCGAGGGTGCTGATCGCCGACGAGCCGACGACCGCGCTCGACGTGACCGTGCAGGCGCAGATCCTGGCCCTGCTCGACGAACTGATCGAGGAGACCTCGGTGGCGTTGCTCTTCATCAGCCACGACCTGCCGGTGGTGGCCAAGCTGGCGCAGCGGCTGATCGTGATGCGCGACGGTCGGGTGGAGGAGTCCGGTGCCACCGACGACGTGCTGCGCCGCCCCCGGTCCGCGTACGCCCGGCACCTGGTCGCCAGCGCGGCCCAGGTGACCCGCCTGGCGGTTGGGACGGTTCAAGAATGA